CGCGCCTACCGGATTCCGGGTGGTCGAAGTGGATGTGGAAACCGGTGTCGTTCACGATTTCGCCGTCAATGCCGGTCCGGTGGGCGGCCCGGCCTCCTGGGGCGACACGGAAGGCCTCGAGCGGCCCGTCGCGGTCCGCTTTGATCCAGATGGAAGGGCGCTTTACCTGGTCGACTTCGGCGTCCTTACGGTGACCGACAAGGGCATGACTCCATTTCCAGAAACCGGCGTGATCTGGCGTATTCGCAGGAAGGAGGGGTGATATGTGCTGTTCGCGGTCTTTGATCCTGCTCCTGCTGTTCATGACCGGTTGCGGCAGCGCAAGACGCGGGGTTCCCCTGTACGGCCCAATGGAGATGAAGGATTCCGACGCGGTGCGGGGCGAACAGGTTTTCATGAGTCATTGCAATTCCTGTCATCCCCGGGGCGAGGCGGGGATCGGGTTTGCTCTGAACAATAAATGGCTGCCGGACTGGGCCATCCGCACCCAGGTGCGGGTCGGGGTTGGAGCGATGCCTGGATTTTCGGAAGAGATCATCAGCGACAGAGAACTGGAAGACATCATCGCTTACCTGGACTATATGCGCGATCGAAAGCCCTGATGCCGTCGAGCGGGTGGACCGGAATAGAGGGCTCTTTGATCATCATCGAAACGTCCACTCAAACTTGGGAACAGGAGCAATTTGATGGAAAGCCAAAAGCAGAAGATGGGCATGAGCTGGGGGCGCTTCGCGGCCATGATTGCCGTTTCGGTCTTCATCATGTTTTTCCTGATGTACCAGCTCGTCTACACTTTTGACCATGCATTGTTCAGCGTGAACCGGCTGATCGCCTCTTTTGTCATGGGTTGCGTCATGACAATCGTCATGCTGAGCTTCATGTGGTCCATGTATAAAGGAAAAGGTACAAAAGTCCTTGTTTTGGTTGTGGCCGCAGTGGCCGCCATCATCCTTCTCTGGATGAACAGGAGTCAAGTCGTGATCGGGGACGTCAGATTTATGAAAGCAATGATTCCCCACCATTCCATTGCCATTAACAATGCGCGGAAAGCGGACATCAGCGATCCGCGCGTCCGCGAATTGGCCGATGGCATCATCAAGTCACAGGTACTTGAAATAGAAGCGATGCAGCGGCTTCTTGAAGATATAGAGAGAAATGGAGAGCGAGGCACAGGAGACCTTCCCCCTCGTTCCACAGATGTGACGCAGGACATGGAAGCTGAAATCCAGAAAATGGTAAGGTAGTGTGTGTTTGACGTGACGTGCAGTGCAGGCAGAAACAGCCGGCAATCGTCTCACCCTTCATCAGTATGGCCGGGCATCTTTTTCTCTTCCCGCGGGACCTGCATCTGCAGGATGTCCTCCCGCAGAGTTCCGATCCTCTCCTCAATCCGCCGGATATCCTCAGGCTGGACGGACTTTTCCGCGTCCTGCCCGATAAAATAGCTGGCCAGCACCGCGGCGATATAACCCAGAACGCTGACTCCGTAGATCGATAGGATCAGGGCCAGGATCCGTCCTTCGGGAGTGACCGGCCAGTACTGGGAGCCGATGGTGGTCAGCAGCATTGCCGTCCACCAGAGCGCATCCCAGTAGGAGGTGAATCCGTCTCTAACCCCTTCGCCGGTTTCGAAGGCATACATCCCGGCTGCCCCCAAAAAGGCCGCAATGACAGTGATCATGGCCACGTAGGCAAAGCCCCGGCGCCGGATGGTGGCGCTCAGGGCCCGCATGGAGCGGCTGAAGGATGTCAACAGACGGGCCATCCTGATCCCGCGCACGACCGGTGCCATGCGGAGCAGGCGAAGGGCGGGGAAAATTCGCAGAATCCGGATGGCCGGGATGGCCAGGGACACCGCCACCAGCAGGTTGGCTTTCAGATAGGCCAATTTGTCCTTGGCCAGAAAGAGCTCCACAAGGAAATCCAGGATGAATATGCCCCAGATGACGTTGAAAACGCCGGTCATCACTGGATTCAGACCGTAAACCAGCTCCAGGATCAGCAGAGCCATCCAGAGGAAACCCAGGACGGCCATCACAGTCTCTATAATTCCTTTGCGCCTGATTTGCTTATCGTCGTCCTGCTTCATGCTGATCCTCAAGGGACGGGAGCGGGCTGTTGTGACG
The genomic region above belongs to Syntrophotaleaceae bacterium and contains:
- a CDS encoding cytochrome c; its protein translation is MCCSRSLILLLLFMTGCGSARRGVPLYGPMEMKDSDAVRGEQVFMSHCNSCHPRGEAGIGFALNNKWLPDWAIRTQVRVGVGAMPGFSEEIISDRELEDIIAYLDYMRDRKP
- a CDS encoding DUF305 domain-containing protein, whose protein sequence is MESQKQKMGMSWGRFAAMIAVSVFIMFFLMYQLVYTFDHALFSVNRLIASFVMGCVMTIVMLSFMWSMYKGKGTKVLVLVVAAVAAIILLWMNRSQVVIGDVRFMKAMIPHHSIAINNARKADISDPRVRELADGIIKSQVLEIEAMQRLLEDIERNGERGTGDLPPRSTDVTQDMEAEIQKMVR
- a CDS encoding ion transporter, translated to MAVLGFLWMALLILELVYGLNPVMTGVFNVIWGIFILDFLVELFLAKDKLAYLKANLLVAVSLAIPAIRILRIFPALRLLRMAPVVRGIRMARLLTSFSRSMRALSATIRRRGFAYVAMITVIAAFLGAAGMYAFETGEGVRDGFTSYWDALWWTAMLLTTIGSQYWPVTPEGRILALILSIYGVSVLGYIAAVLASYFIGQDAEKSVQPEDIRRIEERIGTLREDILQMQVPREEKKMPGHTDEG